One Bacteroidales bacterium DNA segment encodes these proteins:
- a CDS encoding pantoate--beta-alanine ligase: MVITKISETKKILNNHRSSGKTIGFVPTMGALHQGHISLVDKAVNENDVVIVSLFVNPTQFNDKSDLKNYPRTPENDIKLLEESGVHYIFMPSEQEIYPEKDTRIFDFGLLDKVMEGEHRPGHFNGVAQVVSKLFDIVEPHRAYFGQKDFQQLAVIRHLVKQLKLKIEIIGCPIMREPDGLAMSSRNLLLDPEKRKSAPNIHKTLTEARNKVNELSVKGLIHWVVTNINKDSNLIVEYFSLVDSETLQPVSNWEDSKSIIGCIAVQAGNVRLIDNTFYK; the protein is encoded by the coding sequence ATGGTAATCACCAAAATATCTGAAACGAAAAAAATCCTTAACAATCATCGATCATCTGGCAAAACAATTGGTTTTGTTCCCACCATGGGAGCTCTTCATCAAGGTCACATTTCATTGGTTGACAAAGCCGTAAACGAAAATGATGTTGTTATTGTAAGTTTATTTGTTAATCCAACCCAGTTCAACGATAAATCAGATCTTAAGAATTACCCCAGAACACCAGAGAATGATATAAAACTGTTAGAAGAGTCGGGTGTTCACTACATCTTTATGCCCTCCGAACAGGAGATATACCCAGAAAAGGACACCCGTATTTTTGATTTTGGGTTACTTGACAAAGTTATGGAAGGGGAACATCGCCCTGGGCATTTCAATGGTGTTGCGCAGGTGGTATCCAAACTTTTTGATATTGTTGAGCCTCACCGTGCTTATTTTGGACAAAAAGATTTTCAGCAACTGGCAGTAATCCGCCATCTTGTAAAACAACTTAAGTTGAAAATTGAAATAATTGGTTGTCCAATTATGCGCGAACCAGATGGATTGGCAATGAGTTCAAGGAATTTACTACTGGATCCCGAGAAAAGAAAAAGTGCGCCCAATATCCACAAAACTTTAACAGAAGCGCGCAACAAAGTAAATGAATTATCCGTAAAAGGCTTAATACACTGGGTAGTTACAAACATTAACAAGGATTCTAATCTAATTGTTGAATATTTTTCTTTGGTCGATAGTGAAACTTTGCAGCCTGTATCAAACTGGGAAGATTCAAAGTCAATTATTGGTTGCATTGCTGTTCAAGCAGGAAATGTTCGATTAATTGATAATACGTTTTATAAATAA
- a CDS encoding NAD(P)/FAD-dependent oxidoreductase, protein MKIAIVGFGAAAIGLLEKLKESSHEIHVFEKSKDVYSSSISGIRADGKLFVSTEMGGDIFIDPMLQKKLVDYYINYTDNKLVETGKSFGNHHYYKLFYEKGFLPISSDFYHIGTDQLKEVLFNIYNDFSSHPNIHFHFNYEVIDIDEEKNGAKINGDGLFDIAIITVGRSGHKLVNRMMTKFPKLVLDNTRVDMGIRFELPNHVVDEINKEMYEFKVKYRSKTGYMVRTFCNNPSGFVVTENYGDFLTVNGHAKMMEKSNNTNFAILTSLKFTEPFNDPIGYGSYIAKLSNLLAGEDKVILQTYSHFKESRRTKNLYRVLPTLDPKSFILGDVNLVFPRRIIESIIDFVENLDKVIPGVANNDNLVYAPEIKFYSNRLNNKSMQHIKFAGDCSGATRSIIYATAHGYLIGEAILANQFSNAEL, encoded by the coding sequence ATGAAAATTGCTATTGTTGGTTTTGGGGCTGCTGCTATTGGCCTTCTTGAAAAGTTAAAAGAATCATCACATGAAATTCATGTCTTTGAAAAAAGCAAAGATGTATACTCATCAAGTATTTCGGGGATAAGAGCTGATGGAAAACTGTTCGTTTCCACAGAAATGGGCGGCGATATCTTCATCGACCCTATGCTTCAAAAAAAACTTGTGGATTACTATATAAATTATACAGATAACAAACTTGTTGAAACAGGTAAATCGTTTGGAAACCATCATTACTACAAACTTTTTTACGAAAAAGGATTTCTTCCCATCAGTTCCGATTTTTATCACATTGGAACGGATCAACTAAAAGAGGTTCTTTTCAATATCTACAACGATTTTTCATCACATCCAAATATCCATTTTCACTTCAATTACGAGGTAATTGATATTGATGAAGAAAAAAATGGGGCTAAAATTAATGGGGATGGGTTATTTGATATAGCCATAATAACGGTTGGTCGTAGTGGTCACAAACTGGTTAACCGAATGATGACCAAATTTCCCAAGTTAGTGCTTGATAATACAAGGGTTGATATGGGAATTCGATTCGAACTTCCCAACCATGTTGTTGATGAGATAAATAAGGAGATGTACGAGTTTAAGGTTAAATACCGAAGCAAAACAGGGTATATGGTGCGTACATTTTGTAATAATCCTTCTGGCTTTGTTGTTACCGAAAACTATGGGGATTTTTTGACCGTAAATGGTCATGCTAAGATGATGGAGAAAAGCAATAACACCAACTTTGCAATTTTAACCTCCCTCAAGTTCACAGAGCCATTCAACGATCCTATTGGGTACGGTTCCTATATCGCAAAACTATCGAATTTATTGGCTGGAGAGGATAAAGTAATCCTACAAACCTATAGTCATTTTAAGGAATCAAGAAGAACAAAGAATTTATATAGAGTTTTACCAACTCTCGATCCTAAAAGTTTTATTCTTGGCGATGTAAATCTTGTATTTCCTCGAAGAATTATTGAAAGTATAATCGACTTTGTCGAAAATCTCGATAAAGTTATTCCTGGAGTTGCAAATAATGATAATCTGGTTTACGCACCTGAAATTAAATTTTACTCAAATCGCCTGAATAACAAATCCATGCAGCATATAAAATTCGCCGGTGATTGTTCTGGTGCCACTCGTTCAATAATTTATGCAACCGCTCATGGGTATTTAATTGGCGAAGCTATTCTTGCAAATCAATTCTCAAATGCTGAATTATAA
- a CDS encoding glycogen/starch synthase yields MKSTKVLFISQEITPYLPESEMALIGRNLPQGIQEKGKEIRTFMPRYGCINERRNQLHEVIRLSGMNLVIDDTDHPLIIKVASIQSARMQVYFIDNEDYFHRKFTLYDEDKNFFEDNDERLIFFARGVLETVKKLRWAPDLIHCHGWISAFVPLLIKKGYSDDPLFAKSKVIYSIYNDEFNKSLRTSVRNKILIDGVTKKDVELLKTPDYLSLTKLAVNFSDGIIYGSPEINKDVDEYIKTINKIVLPYQAPEHYIESFNDFYDQILNNSIDGQKKN; encoded by the coding sequence ATGAAGAGCACAAAGGTTCTATTTATCTCACAAGAAATTACGCCCTATTTGCCAGAAAGCGAAATGGCATTAATTGGCCGTAATCTCCCTCAAGGAATTCAAGAGAAAGGGAAGGAGATACGAACGTTCATGCCGCGATACGGATGCATAAACGAAAGACGAAACCAGCTCCATGAGGTTATTCGCCTTTCGGGGATGAATTTAGTTATCGATGACACGGATCATCCTTTAATCATTAAAGTTGCCTCAATCCAAAGTGCTAGGATGCAGGTTTACTTTATCGATAACGAGGACTACTTTCACAGAAAGTTTACCTTGTATGATGAGGACAAGAATTTTTTCGAGGATAATGATGAAAGATTAATTTTCTTTGCCCGCGGTGTATTAGAAACAGTAAAAAAGTTGCGGTGGGCACCAGATCTGATTCACTGTCATGGATGGATTTCTGCATTTGTTCCTTTACTCATAAAGAAAGGGTATAGTGACGATCCGTTGTTTGCAAAGTCAAAGGTTATTTATTCCATTTATAACGATGAATTCAATAAGAGTTTGAGGACAAGCGTTAGGAATAAGATTCTAATTGATGGGGTTACAAAGAAAGATGTTGAACTTTTAAAGACCCCCGATTATCTAAGCCTTACAAAATTAGCCGTAAACTTTTCCGATGGGATAATCTATGGTAGTCCTGAAATAAATAAAGATGTTGATGAGTATATTAAAACCATTAACAAAATCGTTTTACCATACCAAGCTCCAGAGCATTATATCGAATCATTTAATGATTTTTACGATCAGATTTTAAACAACTCAATAGATGGTCAAAAGAAGAATTAG
- a CDS encoding flippase-like domain-containing protein, with protein sequence MNNTIKKVLNYSLFFALAIILLYFAFRKVDVNIIITGFKDANYIWVIFSILVAIFANLVRALRWQLLIEPLGVKPSIKNVFGAVMIGYLANFAFPRLGEITKCGVLKKTDNVSFESLIGTVLVERASDLVMLLFCVVLVFFIKIDFFGEFLLHKIFKPLFFKASGFSFMSIIIIASFLLFIYLLLHLIRKNVFGHKVKARVKSMYYGIVDGLKSVSGMKRRGLFIFYSFLIWSLYLLMTWLLVFSTKPTSDLSLVDSLFVMVVGSFGMIVPVQGGFGAFHIITATGLGLFGISREDGLVFATIAHESQTILLIVLGTISMAILFIKKKTKPTNP encoded by the coding sequence TTGAACAACACTATTAAGAAGGTATTAAATTATTCGCTCTTTTTCGCCCTTGCGATTATTTTACTGTATTTTGCATTCCGCAAAGTGGATGTAAATATCATTATTACTGGCTTTAAGGATGCAAACTACATTTGGGTTATTTTCTCCATACTCGTGGCGATATTTGCTAACCTAGTTAGGGCATTGCGTTGGCAATTACTCATTGAACCCTTGGGTGTAAAACCATCCATCAAAAATGTTTTTGGTGCTGTAATGATTGGTTATCTTGCAAACTTTGCTTTTCCTCGATTAGGTGAAATTACAAAATGTGGTGTGCTCAAAAAAACCGACAATGTCTCATTTGAATCACTTATAGGAACTGTTCTGGTTGAAAGAGCATCAGACTTGGTTATGCTCTTGTTTTGTGTTGTTCTCGTTTTCTTTATTAAAATAGATTTTTTTGGGGAATTTCTTCTCCATAAAATATTTAAACCTCTCTTCTTTAAGGCTTCTGGGTTTTCTTTTATGTCAATTATTATAATCGCTTCATTTTTGCTTTTTATATACTTATTACTTCATCTTATTCGAAAAAATGTCTTTGGCCACAAGGTTAAAGCTCGTGTAAAAAGCATGTACTACGGTATCGTTGATGGATTAAAATCTGTATCAGGAATGAAGAGGAGAGGATTGTTTATATTCTACTCCTTCCTCATATGGAGTTTATATCTGCTAATGACATGGTTGCTCGTTTTTTCAACCAAACCTACAAGTGATCTAAGTTTAGTTGATAGTCTATTTGTTATGGTTGTTGGTTCCTTTGGAATGATTGTTCCCGTACAAGGGGGGTTTGGGGCTTTCCATATTATTACTGCAACAGGATTAGGGCTTTTCGGAATTTCACGTGAGGATGGTCTTGTATTTGCTACAATCGCTCATGAATCACAAACAATTCTTCTAATTGTCTTAGGAACAATATCCATGGCCATTTTATTTATAAAGAAAAAAACAAAACCCACAAATCCTTAA
- a CDS encoding aspartate 1-decarboxylase, which yields MFIEIVKSKIHQVSITEANLHYVGSITIDEDLMDASNLIENEKVQIVNINNGERLETYVIKGARGSGQICLNGPAARKCAVGDVIIIMSYATMAFEEAKKFKPSIIFPDTITNKLV from the coding sequence ATGTTTATTGAAATTGTAAAATCAAAAATCCATCAGGTTTCAATTACTGAGGCAAACCTACATTATGTTGGAAGTATTACTATTGATGAAGATTTAATGGATGCCTCTAATCTGATTGAAAACGAAAAGGTTCAGATTGTTAATATTAATAATGGTGAAAGACTTGAGACCTATGTGATTAAAGGGGCACGTGGTTCTGGGCAAATTTGTCTCAATGGACCTGCCGCTCGAAAATGTGCTGTGGGTGATGTTATTATTATTATGTCGTATGCAACGATGGCCTTTGAGGAAGCCAAAAAATTTAAACCTTCCATTATTTTCCCTGATACCATCACGAACAAACTTGTATAA
- a CDS encoding penicillin-binding protein → MSREKLDIKKKIRWWLWGLISFVFLSVTLIYIFISIEVFGPMPTFEELENPKSNLASEVISEDHKVLGTYFVQNRTFVGYDKISPNLVKALLATEDIRFYRHSGIDARGLGRVFIKTLLLGNREAGGGSTITQQLAKNLFPRDTIYHSFFISKLAHLSIAKFKEWITAVKLEKNYTKDEILAMYLNIVEFGGNSYGIKSAAKTFFNTTPDSIKVEQAAVLIGLVNAPTRYSPVRNPERSLDRRNFVLSQMYKYEFLTKRKYDSLIRIPIKLTYRVQDHNVGLGTYFRETLRLILIAKKPDPKFYFAHDQFVEDSLQWADNPLYGWCNKNLKPDGTPYSIYRDGLKIYTTINSRMQQYAEESVEEHLSKYLQVQFDYEQKNSGYRLFDSKLTNEQVKSILLHAMKQTDRYRILRSKGVSTENIYANFNTKTRMTIFTWKGEQDTLMTPMDSIKHYKRFFRASFMAMNPHTGFIKAYVGGPNYKHFKYDQVLQGKRQVGSTIKPFVYTLAMQEGYSPCYKVPNVSQTFIERVRGKDGVLKDSTWTPKNSGSTKYDGKMVTLKWGLANSVNNISAWLIKQFTPQAVADIIKKMGVKSKIQAVNSVFLGTSELSLYEMVGAYSTFANKGVYVEPLMVTKIEDKNGNVLANFTPQKSEAISEQTAYLMINLLEGVINNGTGIRLRLTYELLGPIAGKTGTTQNHSDGWFMGMLPNLVTGTWVGAEDRSVHFQELYFGQGATMALPIYALFLEKVYKDSRLGISPNDIWEKPLVTKYFDTDCEDAKGKKKIKKEINEDDFF, encoded by the coding sequence ATGTCCCGAGAAAAACTTGACATTAAGAAGAAAATAAGATGGTGGCTATGGGGTCTCATCTCTTTTGTTTTTTTATCTGTTACATTAATTTATATATTCATATCAATTGAGGTGTTTGGACCAATGCCAACATTTGAGGAGCTTGAAAATCCCAAAAGTAATTTGGCCTCAGAGGTTATTTCGGAAGATCATAAAGTGCTCGGTACGTATTTCGTGCAAAACAGAACTTTTGTAGGTTATGATAAGATATCTCCAAATCTTGTTAAGGCCCTTCTTGCTACAGAGGATATACGCTTCTACCGACATAGTGGAATTGATGCTAGGGGTTTAGGGCGCGTATTTATTAAAACGTTACTGCTTGGTAATCGAGAAGCTGGAGGGGGCAGTACGATAACCCAACAGCTTGCTAAGAACTTGTTTCCCCGGGACACAATATATCATAGTTTCTTTATTTCAAAACTTGCACATCTTTCAATTGCAAAATTCAAAGAATGGATTACAGCAGTAAAATTGGAAAAGAATTATACCAAGGATGAGATTTTAGCCATGTACCTCAACATTGTTGAGTTTGGAGGTAATTCTTATGGAATAAAATCAGCCGCAAAAACCTTTTTTAACACCACGCCCGATTCAATTAAAGTTGAGCAAGCGGCTGTGCTAATTGGCTTAGTTAATGCTCCTACGAGATATAGCCCAGTTCGTAATCCAGAAAGATCTTTAGACCGGCGAAACTTCGTTTTATCACAAATGTATAAGTACGAGTTTCTTACAAAGCGAAAATATGATTCATTAATAAGAATTCCAATAAAGTTAACTTATAGGGTTCAGGATCACAATGTTGGACTTGGAACCTATTTTAGAGAGACGCTTCGTTTGATACTAATTGCAAAAAAGCCTGATCCTAAATTCTATTTTGCTCACGATCAATTTGTTGAGGATTCGCTCCAATGGGCTGATAACCCTCTTTATGGCTGGTGCAATAAAAACCTAAAACCCGATGGTACACCTTATAGTATATATAGGGATGGTCTTAAGATTTATACTACAATTAACTCTAGGATGCAGCAATATGCTGAGGAGTCAGTTGAAGAGCACTTAAGTAAATATCTTCAGGTGCAATTTGACTATGAACAGAAGAATAGCGGGTATCGATTATTTGACTCTAAACTTACGAATGAGCAGGTTAAATCGATCCTCCTTCATGCGATGAAGCAAACAGATCGGTATAGGATACTTAGAAGTAAAGGGGTTTCAACGGAAAATATTTATGCCAACTTTAACACTAAAACAAGGATGACCATTTTTACTTGGAAAGGAGAGCAAGATACCTTGATGACACCAATGGACTCAATTAAACACTATAAACGATTCTTTAGAGCAAGTTTTATGGCAATGAATCCACATACTGGTTTTATTAAAGCATATGTGGGCGGGCCTAACTATAAACATTTCAAGTACGACCAAGTTTTACAAGGGAAACGACAGGTTGGTTCTACCATTAAACCTTTTGTATATACCTTAGCAATGCAGGAGGGTTATTCCCCTTGTTATAAAGTTCCCAATGTTTCACAAACATTTATTGAAAGGGTGAGAGGCAAAGATGGGGTACTTAAAGATTCTACTTGGACTCCCAAAAACTCTGGTAGTACAAAATATGACGGAAAAATGGTTACTCTCAAGTGGGGTCTCGCAAATTCTGTGAATAATATTTCTGCTTGGTTAATCAAGCAGTTTACGCCTCAGGCGGTTGCCGATATAATAAAGAAGATGGGTGTTAAAAGCAAGATCCAAGCTGTAAATTCGGTTTTCTTAGGAACTTCAGAACTTTCACTATATGAGATGGTTGGTGCTTATAGTACCTTTGCCAATAAAGGAGTTTATGTAGAACCATTGATGGTTACCAAGATAGAGGATAAGAATGGTAACGTATTGGCAAATTTTACTCCTCAAAAAAGCGAGGCAATAAGCGAGCAAACGGCATATTTAATGATTAACCTGTTAGAAGGAGTAATAAATAACGGAACGGGTATTCGGTTAAGGCTAACGTATGAACTTCTTGGCCCAATTGCAGGAAAAACAGGAACTACTCAGAATCACTCCGATGGATGGTTTATGGGAATGCTGCCTAATTTAGTTACTGGCACATGGGTAGGAGCAGAGGATCGTTCTGTACATTTTCAGGAATTGTATTTTGGGCAGGGAGCAACTATGGCTTTACCTATTTATGCTCTTTTTCTTGAAAAAGTTTACAAAGATTCGCGTTTAGGTATTTCCCCTAATGATATTTGGGAAAAGCCATTGGTAACCAAATATTTTGATACTGATTGTGAGGATGCAAAGGGAAAGAAGAAAATAAAAAAAGAGATAAACGAGGATGATTTTTTCTAA
- a CDS encoding ABC transporter ATP-binding protein, with translation MLKVENLSVKFGNINVLIQMSFQLEKGEILGVVGESGSGKTITSLCLMGLLPPQAIIENGTSEFLLNSSDTLNLFALTEKRFQTIRGKHIAMIFQEPQTCLNPSMRCGKQLLEAVLLNSDLRGNTAKKRCFDLLTEMQLPSPEKVYNSYPHQLSGGQKQRVMIAMALSGNPELLIADEPTTALDVTVQKGLLQLLKSLRDKYQMGMIFISHDLGLISEIADKVIVLQYGKIVEQGSVKQIFSSPQNPYTKGLLASRPPLNKKPYRLLTVEDFINGNNNLAQAPDKITSTNYNILYSAKSIVTSFITKKNLWGNAIKKFNAVDNVSLELFEGEILGVVGESGSGKTTLGRTLLNLIQNQSGIITYKGMNLRKMDRGSRSLFRKEVQLIFQDPYSSLNPRKTIGQAISEPLKVNHIYRNEKERKQRVLDLLRNVALPHESYYRYPHEFSGGQRQRIVIARALAVNPKVIICDEIVSALDVSVQAQVLNLIKDLKEKFDLTLLFISHDLSVVKYISDRIIVLKNGELVETGSSDEIFNSPKTEYTKNLINSIPGRESNN, from the coding sequence ATGCTTAAGGTCGAAAACCTTAGTGTGAAATTTGGAAATATCAATGTCCTCATCCAGATGTCATTCCAGTTAGAAAAGGGTGAAATATTGGGTGTTGTAGGAGAATCAGGATCAGGAAAAACTATTACCTCTCTATGCTTAATGGGGCTATTACCACCACAGGCTATAATTGAAAACGGTACCTCCGAGTTTTTGTTGAATAGCAGTGATACTTTAAATCTCTTTGCCCTCACCGAAAAAAGATTTCAAACTATTCGAGGTAAGCACATCGCAATGATTTTTCAGGAACCCCAAACCTGCCTTAATCCATCGATGCGATGCGGAAAGCAACTTCTCGAAGCGGTTCTTCTCAACTCAGATCTACGGGGAAATACTGCTAAGAAAAGGTGCTTTGATCTCCTGACTGAAATGCAACTACCAAGCCCAGAGAAAGTATATAATAGCTATCCCCATCAACTAAGTGGCGGGCAAAAACAGCGGGTAATGATTGCTATGGCTTTATCGGGAAACCCTGAACTTCTGATTGCCGATGAGCCAACCACTGCCCTAGATGTCACTGTCCAAAAGGGATTGCTGCAACTATTAAAGTCCCTCCGGGATAAATATCAAATGGGAATGATATTTATAAGCCACGATTTAGGTTTAATTAGTGAAATAGCCGATAAAGTAATTGTCCTTCAATATGGGAAAATAGTAGAACAGGGCTCTGTGAAACAAATATTTTCCTCGCCTCAAAATCCTTATACAAAAGGCTTGCTAGCAAGTAGACCTCCTCTAAATAAAAAACCATATCGTCTGTTGACCGTTGAGGATTTTATTAACGGAAATAATAATTTAGCCCAAGCACCCGATAAAATAACATCCACGAATTATAATATACTCTATTCTGCAAAAAGTATTGTCACCAGTTTCATCACCAAAAAAAATCTTTGGGGAAACGCTATTAAAAAATTTAATGCGGTCGATAATGTTAGCCTTGAACTATTTGAGGGTGAAATTCTTGGTGTTGTTGGCGAATCAGGATCGGGGAAAACAACCCTTGGAAGAACTTTGCTCAACTTAATTCAAAATCAATCGGGAATAATTACCTATAAAGGGATGAATCTCAGAAAAATGGACAGAGGTTCCAGATCTCTGTTTAGGAAAGAGGTTCAACTAATTTTTCAAGATCCCTATTCATCCTTAAATCCCAGAAAGACAATCGGTCAAGCAATATCCGAACCATTGAAGGTGAATCATATTTATCGAAACGAGAAGGAAAGAAAGCAAAGAGTTCTCGATTTGTTAAGGAATGTAGCCTTACCTCACGAAAGTTACTACAGATATCCTCACGAATTTTCTGGAGGTCAACGACAGCGCATAGTTATTGCCCGTGCATTAGCCGTTAATCCAAAAGTCATTATTTGTGATGAAATAGTCTCTGCGCTTGATGTTTCGGTTCAAGCACAGGTGCTGAATCTAATTAAAGATCTAAAAGAAAAATTTGACTTAACTTTGCTGTTTATATCGCACGATTTGTCTGTTGTAAAATACATTAGCGATAGAATTATTGTTCTAAAAAATGGCGAATTGGTTGAAACAGGATCTTCGGATGAGATATTTAACTCACCAAAGACCGAATACACAAAAAATCTAATTAATTCAATCCCTGGTAGGGAAAGCAATAATTAA
- the radA gene encoding DNA repair protein RadA yields MAKTQSTYVCQNCGAESVKWLGRCPACGEWNTYVEERISKDKSRSGLVDVSRNATPKPLRDIDSNNEKRLDTGIGEVNRILGGGIVTGSLILLAGEPGIGKSTLALQLALGLRDLKILYISGEESAKQVKLRADRINPHNQECLILNETLLENIITQAENVKPDLIVIDSIQTLYTDSIESSPGSVSQVRESTVALLRYSKTTGTPIILIGHITKDGSIAGPKVLEHIVDVVLQFEGDSNFIYRILRSAKNRFGSTSELGIFEMQSSGLVEVTNPSEILLSHRDEALSGIAISAAIDGTRPFLIEIQALVSSAAYGTPQRSTTGFDTRRLNMLLAVLEKRAGFKLATKDVFLNIAGGIKVIDPAIDLAVISSILSSAFDSSIPSTSCFAAEIGLSGEIRPVSRLEQRIAEAKKLGMQKIFVSKYNKGIDQRTDGIDLVQISKVEELVRHLFGKN; encoded by the coding sequence ATGGCCAAAACTCAAAGTACATATGTTTGCCAAAACTGTGGTGCTGAGTCCGTGAAATGGCTTGGTCGTTGTCCTGCTTGCGGGGAATGGAATACTTATGTTGAAGAAAGGATAAGTAAAGACAAGTCTAGATCCGGTCTTGTTGATGTTTCTCGAAACGCAACACCAAAACCGCTTAGGGATATTGACTCAAATAACGAAAAACGTTTAGATACAGGAATCGGTGAGGTAAACCGTATATTAGGTGGTGGTATTGTAACAGGATCGCTAATTCTGCTGGCAGGTGAACCTGGCATCGGAAAATCGACACTGGCTCTGCAACTTGCCCTTGGATTAAGAGATCTTAAAATCCTTTACATTTCGGGAGAAGAAAGTGCCAAACAGGTAAAACTAAGGGCTGATAGAATAAACCCACATAATCAGGAGTGTTTAATATTAAACGAAACACTTCTGGAAAATATCATTACTCAAGCAGAAAATGTTAAACCCGATCTAATTGTAATTGATTCTATTCAAACACTTTATACTGACAGTATTGAATCCTCACCGGGTAGTGTTTCACAGGTAAGAGAATCAACAGTAGCATTACTTCGTTATTCTAAAACAACGGGGACTCCAATTATTCTTATCGGTCATATTACAAAGGATGGAAGTATTGCCGGTCCCAAAGTTCTTGAACATATTGTTGATGTAGTTTTACAGTTCGAGGGTGATAGTAATTTCATTTACCGTATCCTTCGCTCGGCAAAAAATCGTTTTGGCTCAACATCCGAACTTGGAATTTTCGAAATGCAAAGCAGTGGACTGGTTGAAGTTACAAACCCCTCGGAAATACTTCTTTCGCATCGAGATGAGGCTTTGAGTGGTATTGCCATTTCTGCCGCAATTGATGGTACTAGGCCTTTTCTAATAGAAATACAAGCACTTGTAAGTTCTGCTGCATACGGAACACCACAAAGATCAACAACTGGATTTGATACTCGTAGGTTGAATATGCTTTTAGCCGTTCTGGAAAAACGAGCTGGGTTTAAGTTGGCTACAAAAGATGTTTTTTTAAATATCGCAGGAGGGATAAAGGTTATTGATCCTGCTATTGATTTAGCTGTTATATCATCCATTCTCTCATCAGCATTCGACTCTTCTATTCCAAGTACTTCATGCTTTGCGGCAGAGATAGGCCTTTCAGGAGAGATTAGACCAGTTAGTAGACTTGAACAAAGAATTGCTGAAGCAAAGAAACTTGGAATGCAAAAAATATTTGTCTCCAAATACAACAAGGGTATAGATCAACGTACTGATGGGATTGACCTTGTACAAATATCAAAGGTTGAGGAACTGGTTAGGCATCTTTTTGGGAAAAACTAA